Proteins from one Candidatus Planktophila sp. genomic window:
- a CDS encoding ATP-binding cassette domain-containing protein: MSESLISARGLTKKFGDLVAVDGIDFDVSKGESFGLLGPNGAGKSTVMRMVGATSQRDAGVLTILGKDPDRQGPQIRAHLGVVPQQDNLDTELSVIENLYIYGRYFGLPRAFVKAKIEELVAFAQLEEKRNAKVQSLSGGMKRRLTIARALVSEPEILMLDEPTTGLDPQARHILWDRLFRLKEQGVTLLITTHFMDEAEQLCDRLIVMDKGRIMAQGSPASLIKEYSSKEVLEVRFGSDRNQGVADTLNSLCERIEELPDRILMYTDDGESLLEKIYASGLHPKTSLVRRSSLEDVFLRLTGRTLIE; the protein is encoded by the coding sequence ATGTCTGAATCCCTCATTTCCGCCCGTGGTCTGACGAAGAAGTTTGGTGATTTAGTTGCTGTGGACGGTATTGACTTTGATGTTTCAAAAGGTGAGTCCTTTGGCCTGCTCGGACCAAATGGAGCAGGCAAGTCAACGGTTATGCGCATGGTTGGTGCCACATCCCAACGTGATGCCGGGGTTCTCACGATTCTTGGAAAGGATCCGGACAGGCAGGGACCTCAAATCCGCGCACATTTAGGGGTTGTGCCACAACAGGATAATCTGGATACAGAGTTAAGCGTTATTGAAAATCTCTACATCTATGGGCGTTACTTTGGCTTACCCCGTGCCTTTGTTAAGGCAAAGATTGAAGAGCTTGTGGCCTTTGCACAGTTAGAGGAAAAGCGAAACGCTAAAGTCCAATCACTCAGTGGTGGTATGAAGCGCCGTTTGACAATTGCCCGCGCCCTTGTAAGTGAGCCTGAAATATTGATGCTGGATGAGCCTACAACTGGGCTAGACCCACAGGCACGGCATATTTTGTGGGACCGTCTCTTCCGATTAAAGGAGCAGGGAGTAACACTTCTCATAACGACACATTTCATGGATGAAGCCGAACAGTTGTGCGATCGACTCATTGTTATGGATAAAGGCAGGATCATGGCGCAGGGAAGTCCTGCATCGCTTATAAAAGAATACTCAAGCAAAGAAGTTCTTGAGGTCCGCTTTGGCTCGGATCGAAATCAAGGTGTAGCTGACACATTGAACTCTCTTTGCGAACGGATTGAGGAGCTTCCCGATCGCATCTTGATGTACACCGATGATGGTGAATCGCTGCTAGAAAAGATTTATGCAAGTGGATTACACCCAAAGACCTCTTTAGTACGTCGAAGTTCTTTAGAGGATGTTTTTCTGCGCTTGACTGGAAGAACGTTGATTGAATGA
- a CDS encoding ABC transporter permease, producing MTTIRKGSAQLVNSEKVKLRGALYVAEARIRAMMKWIWLIIGIAIANPVLYLISVGIGLGGLIDESVGATGVDGVKYLTFLAPALLAQAAIQGALEETVYPTIEGFKWNKTFFSMNSTPLSGVQISIGVFLAAIFRTVYTVLFYFGVMWAFGALESPAAWLAIPTAILAGVSFGALMQALAARLENENIFFVILGRFIMMPLFLFSGTFFPLTSMPFFLQWIGWISPLWHATELGRYLTYGHAISPMMLWVHFLLLVIMLISGLYLSARIFTKRLAK from the coding sequence ATGACAACTATTCGAAAGGGCTCTGCTCAACTTGTAAATTCAGAAAAGGTCAAACTACGCGGAGCTTTATATGTTGCAGAGGCACGCATTCGTGCCATGATGAAATGGATCTGGCTGATTATTGGTATAGCCATAGCTAACCCAGTTTTGTATTTAATATCCGTCGGAATAGGTCTAGGTGGTTTGATAGATGAGAGTGTCGGAGCTACCGGAGTTGATGGCGTTAAATACCTGACCTTCTTAGCTCCTGCCCTGCTAGCACAGGCTGCGATACAAGGTGCGCTTGAGGAAACTGTTTATCCAACTATTGAAGGTTTCAAATGGAATAAGACTTTCTTCTCTATGAACTCAACACCATTGAGCGGAGTACAAATCTCAATAGGAGTATTTCTGGCAGCGATTTTTCGCACAGTATATACAGTTCTTTTTTACTTCGGTGTTATGTGGGCTTTTGGTGCCCTTGAATCACCTGCGGCATGGTTAGCAATTCCAACGGCGATACTAGCTGGGGTCTCATTTGGTGCACTCATGCAGGCATTAGCTGCGCGATTGGAGAATGAAAATATCTTCTTTGTGATTTTGGGCCGTTTTATTATGATGCCGTTGTTTTTATTCTCTGGAACCTTTTTTCCCCTTACGTCAATGCCTTTCTTCTTGCAGTGGATCGGTTGGATTTCACCTTTGTGGCATGCAACTGAACTTGGGCGATATTTGACGTATGGTCACGCTATTTCCCCGATGATGTTGTGGGTTCACTTCCTGCTCCTTGTAATCATGTTAATCAGCGGTCTCTATCTCTCGGCTCGCATTTTCACGAAGAGATTGGCCAAGTAG